One Chordicoccus furentiruminis DNA window includes the following coding sequences:
- a CDS encoding sensor domain-containing diguanylate cyclase translates to MLHIPLALFWKDRERRFLGASRFFLDYFGFADESAVLGRNDEEMNWHPNNEVYKKAEEQVIATGEMQALVPGRCIAKGTARSIYATKWPTYRDGRISGLMGFFLDAQVLESVLEKAKDEDRERKGGLNTAAEFLQDLSDYESENREGKRPFGIIMIRIPELSRIAKRYGKKAASRVQQVCGKVIAETAGSDATAAVLGIGRYGIIMAAPSRDVLWEEAGRFSAGIEAIHRVDSIPCTLFTKVRAAYGDEAMRFRKTVFSELFEENISGQTSVRRGETQIASLEQFLNEVPLGSYILTPDQTVLYWNKEAERLLGYRFDEVVGKRCVDLAFGSSFVSGDKITGGSCPALVAYRSGQVQTMQMLIRKKDGENLLVRNTLVPIRDDRGSVIDLAALFRSLGDGTYDQNILRDIYEVATRDPLTCLPGRTYMETCIGEELERYQRTGHPFAVLFADMDRFHDVNNRYGHNVGDCLLQELGIRLRKYGRRADRFCRWGGDEFVGLLQLRRPEEIENAAKRFLQLSNRTEIVVDGHQVACQAAIGITVVRQEDDLKSIVSRADRYMFLAKRQDSDQIVTDYSAES, encoded by the coding sequence ATGCTGCATATTCCGCTTGCTCTGTTTTGGAAGGACCGGGAGCGGAGATTCCTCGGCGCAAGCCGCTTCTTCCTTGACTATTTCGGCTTTGCGGACGAATCTGCGGTTCTGGGCAGGAACGATGAGGAGATGAACTGGCATCCAAACAATGAAGTCTACAAAAAAGCGGAGGAGCAGGTTATCGCGACCGGTGAGATGCAGGCACTGGTGCCGGGCCGCTGCATCGCAAAAGGAACAGCCCGTTCTATCTATGCCACCAAGTGGCCGACTTACCGGGACGGCAGGATCAGCGGACTGATGGGATTTTTCCTCGATGCCCAGGTGCTGGAGTCGGTGTTGGAAAAGGCGAAGGACGAAGACAGAGAACGAAAGGGAGGACTGAATACCGCGGCGGAATTTTTGCAGGATCTATCAGACTATGAGAGCGAAAACCGGGAGGGAAAACGTCCTTTTGGAATCATCATGATTCGGATCCCGGAGCTGTCCCGTATCGCGAAGCGCTATGGAAAGAAGGCCGCGTCCCGGGTGCAGCAGGTCTGCGGGAAGGTGATCGCGGAGACAGCCGGTTCCGATGCGACGGCGGCGGTGCTCGGTATTGGAAGGTACGGCATCATCATGGCAGCGCCATCACGCGATGTACTGTGGGAGGAGGCCGGAAGGTTCTCCGCGGGCATTGAGGCAATCCATCGGGTGGACAGCATTCCCTGCACCCTTTTTACTAAAGTAAGGGCCGCGTACGGCGATGAGGCGATGCGGTTCAGGAAAACGGTTTTTTCCGAACTGTTTGAGGAGAACATCTCCGGGCAGACGTCCGTGAGGAGAGGAGAGACGCAGATCGCCTCGCTGGAGCAGTTTCTGAATGAAGTTCCTCTGGGCAGCTACATTCTGACGCCGGACCAGACGGTGCTGTACTGGAACAAGGAGGCCGAACGGCTCCTCGGGTACCGTTTCGATGAAGTGGTGGGAAAACGCTGCGTTGATCTGGCTTTCGGCAGTTCGTTTGTGAGCGGAGATAAGATCACGGGAGGAAGCTGCCCGGCTCTGGTCGCGTACCGCTCCGGACAGGTGCAGACGATGCAGATGCTCATTCGCAAAAAGGACGGGGAGAACCTTCTGGTCCGGAACACGCTGGTGCCGATACGGGACGACCGGGGGAGCGTCATTGATCTGGCTGCCCTGTTCAGATCACTTGGCGACGGGACTTATGATCAGAATATCCTGCGGGATATTTATGAGGTGGCGACCCGGGATCCGCTTACCTGTCTGCCGGGCAGAACGTACATGGAAACATGCATCGGGGAGGAACTTGAACGCTACCAGCGCACCGGACATCCTTTTGCGGTGCTGTTTGCGGACATGGACCGCTTTCATGATGTCAACAACCGCTACGGACACAATGTGGGAGACTGCCTGCTGCAGGAACTCGGGATTCGTCTCCGCAAGTACGGAAGACGGGCCGACCGGTTCTGCCGATGGGGCGGAGATGAGTTTGTGGGCCTGCTCCAGCTCAGGCGGCCGGAGGAGATTGAGAACGCGGCGAAACGTTTTCTGCAGCTGTCCAACCGGACGGAAATTGTCGTGGACGGACACCAGGTGGCCTGCCAGGCGGCAATCGGCATCACGGTGGTGCGGCAGGAGGATGACCTCAAGTCGATTGTCTCCCGAGCAGACCGGTACATGTTCCTTGCCAAGCGGCAGGATTCGGATCAGATTGTGACGGATTACTCCGCGGAAAGCTGA
- a CDS encoding prolyl-tRNA synthetase associated domain-containing protein, with product MELYDGRPETNAGREEKEIRVYDLLDSLGIRYQRTDHAPATTMAVCEDIDKVLGCLICKNLFLCNRQQTSFYLLMMPGDKVFKTKELSHQIGSARLSFAPEEKMAEYLDILPGAVSVMGLMNDTEHHVRLLVDEDVLSGEYVGCHPCVNTSSLKIRTDDVFHTFLSAVHHDYQTVRLTGE from the coding sequence ATGGAGTTATATGACGGCAGACCGGAGACGAACGCCGGCCGGGAAGAAAAAGAAATCCGGGTTTATGATCTTCTGGATTCTCTGGGAATCCGCTATCAGCGCACCGATCATGCGCCGGCTACGACCATGGCGGTCTGCGAGGACATTGATAAGGTTCTGGGATGCCTGATCTGCAAGAACCTGTTTCTCTGCAACCGGCAGCAGACCAGCTTCTATCTTCTGATGATGCCCGGGGATAAAGTTTTCAAAACAAAGGAGCTGTCTCATCAGATCGGTTCGGCAAGACTCAGCTTCGCGCCGGAGGAAAAAATGGCGGAATATCTGGATATCCTTCCCGGAGCCGTCAGCGTCATGGGACTGATGAATGATACGGAGCATCATGTCCGGCTGCTGGTGGACGAAGACGTCCTGAGCGGAGAATATGTCGGCTGCCATCCATGTGTGAACACATCCTCTCTCAAAATCAGAACCGACGATGTGTTTCACACATTTCTGAGTGCGGTGCATCATGATTATCAGACGGTCAGGCTGACCGGGGAATGA
- a CDS encoding helix-turn-helix transcriptional regulator: MPNNLLKCRKEAGLTRVRAAADLYIDPKTLYRYEYGVQYPNVYTALRLAEYYHRTVRELFPPEAI; encoded by the coding sequence ATGCCGAATAATTTGTTGAAATGCCGCAAAGAAGCGGGACTCACCCGGGTTCGGGCCGCAGCGGATCTGTACATCGATCCGAAAACGCTCTACCGCTACGAATACGGCGTACAGTATCCGAACGTCTACACGGCGCTCCGTCTCGCGGAATACTATCACCGGACCGTACGGGAACTGTTTCCCCCGGAAGCGATCTGA
- a CDS encoding XRE family transcriptional regulator, protein MENIGTIIKSYRKKAHMSQIDLAQRLQEEGIDVGFKSVSAWETGRNEISARVFLHVCRILQIPDCLEEYFGSNPNDPLAMLNEEGKQKALSYIDLLIHPASYLKKPNVIPYNPAPSGKARMRKLRLYDARVSAGTGDFLDSDYYTAIEVPAKDAKGADFAVTVSGDSMEPVFHDHDMVYVHRQETLEDGEIGIFSLNDSAYIKKLRNGADGTFLISLNPKYPPIPVRPDHDAFRIFGKVCRTT, encoded by the coding sequence ATGGAAAACATCGGCACGATCATCAAATCCTACCGAAAAAAGGCGCATATGTCTCAGATTGATCTTGCGCAGAGGCTGCAGGAAGAAGGCATCGACGTCGGCTTCAAAAGCGTCTCCGCATGGGAAACCGGACGAAACGAGATCTCCGCGCGGGTTTTTCTCCATGTGTGCCGGATTCTGCAGATCCCGGACTGTCTGGAAGAATACTTCGGCAGCAACCCGAACGATCCGCTGGCTATGCTGAACGAGGAAGGGAAACAGAAGGCGCTCTCCTACATTGATCTGCTGATCCATCCGGCGAGCTATCTGAAGAAACCGAATGTCATCCCGTACAATCCCGCCCCGTCAGGAAAAGCCAGAATGCGAAAACTCCGGCTCTACGACGCAAGAGTATCCGCCGGAACCGGGGATTTTCTGGATTCCGATTACTACACCGCGATCGAGGTTCCCGCAAAAGACGCAAAAGGCGCCGATTTCGCCGTCACGGTCAGCGGAGACAGCATGGAGCCGGTCTTTCACGATCACGACATGGTGTATGTGCACCGGCAGGAAACGCTGGAGGACGGAGAGATCGGTATCTTCTCCCTCAACGACAGCGCTTATATCAAAAAGCTCAGGAACGGCGCCGACGGGACCTTTCTGATCTCGCTGAACCCGAAGTACCCGCCGATTCCGGTGCGGCCGGATCATGACGCCTTCCGCATCTTCGGGAAGGTCTGCCGGACGACTTGA
- a CDS encoding excinuclease ABC subunit UvrA — MPTEDKKRKMLPGCIEVRGAKVHNLKNIDVDVPLHEIVAIAGVSGSGKSSLALGALYAEGSRRYLESLSTYTRRRMTQAERADVADVRYVPAALALRQRPGVPGIRSTFGTLSELLNSLRLMFSRLASHRCPNGHYCPPSLSVAAMQEMTCPVCGEKFYGPGAEELAFNSTGACPTCGGTGVVRNVNEAALVPDDSKTIDEGAVVVWGTLMWSLMKDIVRTMGVRTDVPFRDLTPEEKEIVYHGELKKHHIHYVNPNTLEPAEMDFNYYSAVNSVKNSLAKVRDEKGMKRLEKYLEEDVCPDCRGTRLSEAARAPRLRGIGLDEAAAMTLSELIPWVQGVPASLPEEMRPMAENICESFMDVSKRLMDLGLGYLSLDRAASTLSTGERQRVQLARAVRNRTTGVLYVLDEPSIGLHPYNLRGLTGVMDDLRADGNSVVLVDHDTQVLKHADWMIEMGKGAGADGGTVISEGRIEDVSKNPESVIGPYLSDPYESRIRPAAQPDAMFERGFIHLETGLIHTVHPLDVRIPMGRLTVVTGVSGSGKTTMVLESLIPALRAEISGQKLPGHVKNIEAEGITQVKLIDATPIGINVRSTVATYANVHDELRKVYAKTADAKAHSCKAGDFSYNTGKLRCPTCDGTGEISLDVQFLPDVKIPCPDCRGSRYSREAFDIRRRAKDGKEYSLPELMNMSVDQVLHALGGLRLLQQRLQVLHDLGLGYLTLGEETPGLSGGEAQRLKLASEMGKGQSDSVFVFDEPTIGLHPQDVRTLLRVFQTLIDHGATVVVIEHDLDVIRNADYIIDMGPGGGKEGGRIIACGTPDEIRQSPESLTARFL, encoded by the coding sequence ATGCCGACTGAAGATAAAAAAAGAAAAATGCTGCCGGGTTGCATCGAGGTACGCGGCGCAAAGGTTCACAACCTGAAAAACATAGATGTGGATGTCCCGCTTCATGAGATCGTTGCGATTGCCGGGGTTTCCGGGTCAGGGAAATCTTCACTTGCACTGGGTGCGCTGTACGCGGAGGGATCCCGCAGATACCTTGAATCGCTGTCTACCTACACGCGCCGGAGGATGACGCAGGCGGAGCGGGCGGACGTGGCGGATGTCCGATATGTGCCGGCGGCGCTTGCGCTGCGCCAGCGCCCGGGTGTTCCCGGCATTCGCAGCACGTTCGGGACGCTTTCGGAGCTTTTGAACAGTCTGCGGCTTATGTTTTCCCGGCTCGCGAGCCACCGCTGTCCGAACGGGCATTACTGCCCGCCGTCTCTTTCCGTTGCAGCTATGCAGGAAATGACCTGTCCGGTCTGCGGGGAGAAATTCTACGGACCCGGAGCGGAGGAGCTTGCCTTCAACAGTACCGGCGCCTGTCCGACCTGCGGCGGAACAGGAGTCGTCCGGAACGTGAATGAGGCAGCGCTGGTGCCGGATGATTCAAAGACAATCGACGAGGGCGCGGTCGTTGTCTGGGGGACGCTGATGTGGTCGCTGATGAAGGATATCGTACGCACGATGGGGGTGCGGACGGACGTGCCGTTCCGTGATCTGACGCCGGAGGAGAAGGAGATTGTCTACCACGGCGAGTTGAAGAAGCACCATATTCATTATGTTAATCCGAACACACTGGAACCTGCGGAGATGGACTTCAATTATTACAGCGCGGTCAACTCCGTGAAAAATTCCCTTGCCAAGGTCAGAGATGAGAAGGGAATGAAGCGGCTTGAAAAGTATCTGGAGGAAGATGTCTGTCCGGACTGTCGTGGCACAAGACTGTCAGAAGCCGCCCGTGCGCCGCGGCTGCGGGGAATCGGGCTGGATGAGGCGGCCGCTATGACACTCTCGGAACTGATCCCCTGGGTACAGGGTGTTCCGGCATCTCTTCCGGAAGAAATGCGTCCCATGGCGGAAAATATATGCGAATCCTTTATGGACGTCTCGAAGCGGCTGATGGATCTGGGGCTTGGATATCTGTCGCTTGACCGGGCGGCCTCGACACTCTCGACCGGCGAACGGCAGCGTGTACAGCTCGCAAGGGCAGTCCGCAACCGAACGACAGGGGTACTGTATGTTCTCGATGAGCCGTCTATCGGCCTGCATCCTTATAATCTCAGGGGACTGACCGGCGTGATGGACGATCTGCGGGCGGACGGTAACTCTGTGGTGCTTGTCGATCATGACACGCAGGTTTTGAAGCATGCCGACTGGATGATCGAGATGGGGAAGGGAGCCGGAGCGGACGGAGGGACGGTTATTTCCGAGGGAAGGATCGAGGACGTTTCAAAGAATCCGGAATCTGTCATCGGACCGTACCTTTCCGATCCGTATGAGTCAAGGATCCGTCCGGCTGCGCAGCCGGACGCCATGTTTGAAAGAGGTTTCATTCATCTTGAGACAGGGTTGATCCACACCGTGCATCCGCTGGACGTGCGGATCCCGATGGGGCGGCTCACCGTGGTGACGGGGGTCTCCGGATCCGGTAAGACAACGATGGTGCTCGAAAGCCTGATTCCGGCGCTCAGGGCTGAAATCAGCGGGCAGAAGCTGCCGGGACATGTGAAAAACATTGAAGCGGAAGGCATTACGCAGGTCAAACTGATCGATGCGACGCCAATCGGCATCAATGTGCGTTCAACTGTGGCGACATATGCCAATGTCCATGATGAACTCAGAAAAGTTTACGCGAAAACAGCGGACGCGAAGGCGCACTCCTGCAAGGCGGGGGATTTCTCCTATAATACCGGAAAACTCCGCTGCCCGACCTGCGACGGGACGGGAGAAATCTCTCTGGATGTCCAGTTTCTGCCGGATGTAAAGATTCCATGTCCGGACTGCAGGGGCTCCCGGTACAGCCGGGAGGCTTTTGACATCCGCCGCAGAGCGAAGGACGGGAAGGAGTACAGCCTGCCGGAACTGATGAATATGAGTGTGGATCAGGTTCTGCATGCACTCGGCGGACTCAGACTGCTGCAGCAGCGCCTTCAGGTGCTGCACGATCTGGGACTCGGCTATCTGACGCTCGGCGAGGAAACACCGGGGCTTTCCGGCGGTGAGGCGCAGCGGCTGAAGCTTGCCAGTGAGATGGGGAAAGGCCAGAGCGATTCCGTGTTTGTTTTCGATGAACCGACGATCGGCCTGCATCCGCAGGATGTGAGGACGCTGCTGCGTGTTTTTCAGACTTTGATCGATCATGGGGCGACTGTCGTCGTCATTGAGCATGATCTTGACGTCATAAGGAATGCCGATTATATCATTGATATGGGACCGGGCGGCGGAAAGGAAGGCGGCCGGATCATTGCGTGCGGCACTCCTGATGAAATCAGGCAGAGCCCGGAAAGCCTGACGGCCAGGTTTCTGTAA
- a CDS encoding class I SAM-dependent methyltransferase — MIDYSPLSVEKAKKYNKAIIGSGRCKVQQRDVPELRFAANRFELATAFGTIYFWQGLERCFVQMAKVLKQGGYFLICNM, encoded by the coding sequence ATGATTGACTATTCGCCGCTTTCCGTTGAAAAAGCAAAGAAATATAACAAGGCTATAATAGGCAGCGGACGCTGCAAAGTGCAGCAGCGCGATGTGCCGGAGCTGCGGTTTGCGGCAAATCGTTTCGAACTCGCCACTGCCTTTGGGACCATCTACTTTTGGCAGGGGCTTGAAAGATGCTTTGTGCAGATGGCTAAGGTTCTGAAGCAGGGAGGATATTTCCTCATCTGCAACATGTAG
- a CDS encoding methylated-DNA--[protein]-cysteine S-methyltransferase yields MIYTDQYESPLGRILLAGDEEGLTGLWFQEGSRYVGLGLSEKAVPRETEYFERTKEWLAIYFTGHDPGFFPRMHLVGSAFRNRVGEILCEIPYGRTVTYGWIAGRIAKERGLERMSAQAVGGAVGHNPIGIIVPCHRVVGADGSLTGYGGGLMRKKALLELEGIDVTKLPQPQKRTGSGR; encoded by the coding sequence GTGATTTATACGGATCAATACGAATCTCCCTTGGGAAGGATTCTGCTCGCAGGGGATGAAGAGGGGCTGACAGGCCTTTGGTTTCAGGAAGGAAGCCGGTATGTCGGATTGGGCCTGAGCGAGAAGGCGGTTCCGCGCGAAACGGAATACTTTGAACGGACAAAGGAATGGCTTGCCATCTATTTTACGGGACACGATCCGGGCTTTTTTCCCAGAATGCATCTGGTCGGTTCCGCGTTTCGCAATCGTGTCGGCGAGATTCTGTGCGAGATTCCGTACGGAAGGACGGTCACATACGGCTGGATCGCCGGACGGATCGCAAAGGAGCGGGGCCTTGAGAGAATGTCGGCGCAGGCCGTAGGCGGGGCAGTGGGTCATAATCCGATCGGAATCATTGTGCCGTGTCACCGCGTCGTCGGCGCGGACGGGAGTCTGACCGGGTACGGCGGAGGACTCATGAGGAAAAAGGCTCTGCTGGAACTGGAAGGTATAGATGTGACGAAACTGCCGCAGCCTCAGAAACGGACTGGCAGCGGAAGGTAG
- a CDS encoding bifunctional diguanylate cyclase/phosphodiesterase: protein MEILNSVPGAVYAFRLDQNERLPVYANQKGLEMLEVSSMEEAVSACSGSFWNFVDPRDVMRVRSAYLRLGRNIGSTESFDFSFVTAKGNRRLIHTIARSHKGADGHVWIVDFTMDLFAVTKRNANIPELDPMTNLLEMHAFFAVLASQRKEHRGTAFAVLFVNLINFRSMNIRYGIAYGDRFLQAAGRCIRECFPEGAAAHFGGDHFAVFTPSRQIQKQAMNLREMIKKTGTDTIDCSIGACIWEDPDLTPETVCSRAKIACDDNRKHMNTFFSFYTEAMGKDLEMSEYVTSFLDEAIRRDWIQVYYQPVIRAVSGQLCGVEALARWQDPRRGLLFPASFIEPLEKAQLIWKLDLCVIRQVMEKIAERNAGNCPEIPVSLNLSRVDFLCCDIFYEIETLVKQYDIPRRMLHIEVTESTLTSREDEISHSLDRFRSAGYEIWIDDFGSGYSTLNLLKDYAFDVLKMDMAFLRKDTPRSRSIIASVIAMDKKIGSRTLAEGVETGEQADFLKKCGCEKLQGYYYGKPLPFDELLAHCRERGISVEDARQRTYYETVGQVNFLTDEPVVIAEEQKGRVRLLSANEAARNMLHKDGFEEEEQIQSALDSQGPDLEGRFREAARYAASTNREGELLLTVREKMRFLRFRLLAVLDDRGLFRVRINDYPDSQKKLFQKNKLLLNILKLYQYVFCIDPGAESIRSLHFSDDLDEASGGVPLLREDGSPAGILPNIFPADRERCRAFLDLKNIRERLKQTEDGILREAFRTRTEQGSYRWMSHRLLYAEGTERKMVLYLIRSMDAENAMEEI, encoded by the coding sequence ATGGAAATATTGAATTCGGTCCCGGGCGCGGTTTACGCATTCCGGCTGGATCAGAACGAGCGTCTTCCTGTTTATGCGAATCAGAAAGGTCTGGAGATGCTGGAGGTGTCCTCTATGGAGGAGGCTGTTTCGGCCTGCAGCGGCTCGTTCTGGAATTTCGTGGATCCGAGAGACGTGATGCGGGTGCGGTCGGCCTATCTGAGACTTGGCAGGAATATCGGTTCCACAGAGTCCTTTGACTTCAGTTTTGTCACAGCAAAAGGGAACCGGCGCCTGATCCATACGATCGCGCGTTCGCATAAGGGCGCGGACGGTCATGTCTGGATCGTCGACTTTACGATGGATCTGTTTGCCGTTACAAAAAGGAACGCGAACATACCGGAACTGGATCCGATGACAAATCTTCTGGAGATGCACGCCTTCTTCGCGGTTCTTGCGTCACAGCGAAAAGAGCATCGGGGCACGGCCTTTGCGGTTCTATTTGTGAACCTGATCAACTTCCGGAGCATGAACATCCGCTACGGGATTGCCTACGGAGACCGTTTTCTGCAGGCCGCAGGCAGGTGCATCCGAGAGTGTTTTCCGGAAGGCGCGGCCGCCCACTTCGGCGGGGATCACTTTGCGGTTTTCACTCCCTCCCGTCAGATACAGAAACAGGCTATGAACCTTCGGGAGATGATCAAAAAGACGGGAACCGACACCATCGACTGCAGCATCGGAGCCTGTATCTGGGAGGATCCGGATCTTACGCCGGAAACAGTCTGCAGCCGTGCGAAGATCGCCTGTGATGACAACCGAAAGCATATGAACACCTTCTTTTCCTTCTACACCGAGGCGATGGGAAAAGATCTGGAGATGTCGGAATATGTGACGTCTTTCCTCGATGAGGCAATCCGGAGGGATTGGATTCAGGTCTATTATCAGCCCGTCATCCGTGCGGTTTCCGGCCAGCTCTGCGGAGTGGAGGCTCTGGCGAGGTGGCAGGATCCCCGGAGAGGACTTCTTTTTCCGGCCTCTTTTATCGAGCCGCTGGAAAAGGCACAGCTGATCTGGAAGCTGGACCTTTGCGTGATCCGCCAGGTGATGGAGAAGATCGCGGAGCGAAATGCCGGAAACTGTCCCGAGATTCCGGTTTCCCTGAATCTGTCCAGAGTGGATTTTCTGTGCTGTGACATTTTTTATGAGATCGAGACGCTGGTCAAACAGTATGACATTCCCCGTCGTATGCTTCACATCGAGGTGACGGAGAGCACCCTGACCTCTCGCGAGGATGAAATTTCCCACAGTCTGGATCGGTTCCGCAGTGCGGGGTATGAGATCTGGATCGATGATTTCGGGAGCGGCTATTCCACGCTGAATCTGCTGAAGGATTATGCGTTTGATGTGCTCAAGATGGATATGGCTTTTCTGCGGAAGGATACGCCGCGTTCGCGCAGCATCATCGCTTCCGTGATTGCCATGGACAAAAAGATCGGAAGCCGGACTTTGGCGGAGGGCGTGGAAACCGGAGAGCAGGCTGACTTTTTGAAAAAGTGCGGCTGTGAGAAGCTTCAGGGCTACTATTACGGTAAGCCGCTTCCATTTGATGAACTGCTTGCCCATTGCAGGGAGCGGGGAATATCCGTTGAGGACGCCAGACAGCGCACTTACTACGAGACTGTAGGCCAGGTGAATTTTCTTACGGACGAACCGGTAGTCATTGCAGAGGAACAGAAGGGACGTGTCCGGCTGCTCTCCGCCAATGAAGCTGCCCGGAACATGCTGCATAAAGATGGCTTTGAAGAGGAAGAACAGATACAGAGCGCTCTTGACAGTCAGGGGCCTGATCTGGAAGGCCGATTCAGAGAGGCTGCCCGTTATGCCGCCTCTACGAATCGGGAGGGAGAGCTCCTGCTGACCGTCCGGGAAAAGATGCGGTTTCTCCGTTTTCGTCTGCTGGCGGTTCTGGATGACCGGGGTCTTTTCCGTGTCCGCATCAATGACTATCCGGACAGCCAGAAAAAGCTTTTTCAGAAAAACAAACTTCTGCTGAATATTCTGAAGCTTTATCAGTACGTCTTCTGCATTGATCCCGGAGCGGAGAGTATTCGGAGTCTGCATTTTTCCGATGATCTGGATGAAGCGTCAGGCGGCGTGCCTCTGCTGAGGGAGGACGGATCACCGGCAGGGATACTGCCGAACATTTTTCCGGCTGACAGGGAGAGATGCCGCGCTTTTCTGGATCTGAAAAACATAAGAGAGCGGCTGAAACAGACAGAAGACGGGATTCTGAGGGAGGCCTTCCGGACACGGACAGAGCAGGGCAGCTACCGCTGGATGTCCCATCGGCTTCTGTATGCGGAGGGAACGGAGCGGAAGATGGTTCTGTATCTGATCCGCTCCATGGATGCGGAAAACGCCATGGAGGAGATATAG
- a CDS encoding NAD(P)H-dependent oxidoreductase codes for MQCILKDEKRCPHYEKLRPLTEAMDAADVIILASPVYVYHVTGAMKTFLDHYGYRWLIHRPVASMFGKQGVCISTSACRFSRTTGPASPINANGSLTGRPAGWRRGSGGDSDM; via the coding sequence ATGCAGTGTATTTTGAAAGACGAGAAGCGCTGCCCGCACTATGAAAAACTGAGACCGCTGACAGAGGCGATGGACGCGGCGGATGTCATCATTCTGGCGAGTCCGGTGTATGTTTATCATGTGACAGGCGCGATGAAAACGTTTCTGGATCACTATGGCTATCGCTGGCTTATCCATCGGCCTGTGGCCTCGATGTTCGGGAAGCAGGGCGTCTGTATCAGCACTTCGGCATGCCGGTTTTCGCGCACAACTGGGCCGGCGTCTCCGATAAACGCAAACGGGTCATTGACAGGAAGACCGGCAGGATGGCGAAGAGGATCCGGCGGAGATTCGGACATGTGA
- a CDS encoding DUF2798 domain-containing protein, whose translation MPETKFENFIFTVVMAFLMVYAMICYNIALNIGGMQDAVFLMAFGELRIMWPAAIILEMFVMERPVVALTRRVATKEMPFFFILLIRCSLTVCLMCPTMSFIATLLFKEYHEAGLVSVWLQTAAFNFPMALFWQIFFAGPAGRFVFRALFRRKNRS comes from the coding sequence TTGCCCGAAACAAAGTTTGAAAACTTCATTTTCACTGTCGTGATGGCGTTTCTTATGGTATACGCCATGATCTGCTACAACATCGCCCTTAATATCGGCGGGATGCAGGACGCGGTGTTCCTGATGGCGTTCGGAGAACTTCGGATCATGTGGCCGGCTGCCATTATTCTGGAAATGTTCGTCATGGAGCGGCCGGTTGTGGCACTGACCCGGCGCGTTGCCACAAAGGAAATGCCGTTCTTTTTTATCCTTCTGATCCGATGCTCGCTGACGGTCTGCCTTATGTGCCCGACTATGAGTTTTATCGCCACGCTTCTGTTCAAGGAATACCATGAGGCCGGTCTTGTCAGTGTCTGGCTTCAGACGGCGGCATTCAATTTCCCTATGGCGCTTTTCTGGCAGATCTTCTTTGCCGGACCCGCAGGCAGATTTGTTTTCAGAGCACTTTTCAGAAGGAAAAACCGCAGTTGA